From one Pseudactinotalea sp. HY158 genomic stretch:
- a CDS encoding family 20 glycosylhydrolase, translating to MLSSTPRGPGRARTLVAALATAALAAIAPLTLAPMAAADTPDLPQLLPSLDGWEGAEGTFTATGDLTVVAAADDERLTSTAELLADELDTIVPGVEAGSGAAAAGDIELIVDASRAGADDLGEEGYELEIDEQITITGATETGTFWGTRTLVQLLTQQLDLPYGSAIDVPAYSERGVTLCACVINISTDFIDRLLEDMSYLKLNTLMIELKVKVDAYPQTNTWSYYTKDDIRTLVAKANKLGIDVIPEINSPGHMEIWLENMPELQLTNESTGVKDEVRMDITKEASFDFYTDLIDEYTDVFDSDYWHMGVDEYMLGSGYANFPQIKAFAEAQWGPTATQNDVVAWYVNKVNDYVKSQGKTLRIWNDGVITDNEFVDFDTDIVIEHWNNAASHVNPQDFIDWGHEIVNVSNSLYMVRGGYGVNVQNLYNSGWSPTDFYNGTISGGLDQIRGARISAWPDAGTPNEAENTTEERMFEPLRFIAQATWADSRPWSDYNGFKAAMGEIGRPPLWENVERLPVPDGAFTMSAADGSGLLAAGEGGTLRLGADGDGLDLTLTSNDAGYYTITTNDGRCLSLSDEGTMRLAVPVEIGADVVLSTCSDTTVQQWQVKRADGGFHLINAASQQYLSISDGLTDVPVAHEDLKDVPDGLIVQTPADWGTTVWTLQGSLSMRLELDASAAPPGDSISGTVRLGNFTGTTLAGATLRAASLPAGWTVLPGSTPVAEVGVGESADVGVTLYNVSGDSLSGPVTFELVDGDGTVISTASSDVASMCSVERITPVAIASVSSEQTTGEAAGSGVATAAIDGDPSTYWHSQWSPSEPGYPHSIVVDLGESSDVCGLWYTGRDSGGDGGANGRIAEYEVYASDTVSAFDSEDWGEPVATGTFVNTGEPQLAPFPATGARYVMLTGLSEVHGFVWATAGEIAVAGPAAPAPEYAPELSVGAGEVTAGEEVTAVATGFAPGEIVEFALDADGAESVTAQADAEGRAEVAIPVAAGVEGGEYTLTATGTTTGAAAAAQLTVVPADSNGSDGSDGSDGSDGSDGSDGSNGSDGSNGSDGSDGSNGSDGSNGSDGSNGSDGSNGSDGSDGSNGSGGSDGSDGSNGSAGAAGADGPDGSNGAGADGAQVPDVTEPLPDTGAAVTGYAAAAMLLLIAGAAAMVLRRRATGTL from the coding sequence GTGTTGAGCTCCACGCCGCGCGGCCCCGGCCGCGCACGAACCCTTGTCGCAGCCCTCGCCACCGCCGCGCTCGCGGCGATCGCGCCGCTCACGCTGGCGCCCATGGCCGCCGCCGACACCCCCGACCTGCCGCAGCTGCTCCCCTCGCTCGACGGCTGGGAGGGCGCCGAGGGCACCTTCACCGCGACGGGCGACCTGACCGTCGTCGCCGCCGCGGACGACGAGCGGCTCACCTCCACCGCCGAGCTGCTCGCCGACGAGCTCGACACGATCGTGCCCGGCGTCGAGGCCGGCTCGGGGGCCGCCGCCGCGGGCGACATCGAACTCATCGTCGACGCCTCCCGGGCCGGTGCCGACGACCTGGGCGAGGAGGGCTACGAACTCGAGATCGACGAGCAGATCACGATCACCGGCGCCACCGAGACCGGCACGTTCTGGGGGACGCGCACCCTCGTGCAACTGCTCACCCAGCAGCTCGACCTGCCCTACGGCTCGGCGATCGACGTTCCCGCGTACTCCGAGCGCGGGGTCACCCTGTGCGCCTGCGTCATCAACATCTCGACCGACTTCATCGATCGGCTCCTCGAGGACATGAGCTACCTCAAGCTCAACACACTCATGATCGAACTCAAGGTCAAGGTCGACGCCTATCCCCAGACCAACACGTGGTCGTACTACACCAAGGACGACATCCGCACGCTCGTGGCCAAGGCGAACAAGCTCGGCATCGACGTGATCCCGGAGATCAACTCGCCCGGTCACATGGAGATCTGGCTCGAGAACATGCCCGAGCTGCAGCTGACGAACGAGAGCACGGGGGTCAAGGACGAGGTCCGCATGGACATCACGAAGGAGGCCTCCTTCGACTTCTACACCGACCTCATCGACGAGTACACGGACGTGTTCGACTCCGACTACTGGCACATGGGCGTGGACGAGTACATGCTCGGCTCCGGATACGCGAACTTCCCGCAGATCAAGGCGTTCGCCGAGGCCCAGTGGGGTCCCACCGCCACCCAGAACGACGTCGTGGCCTGGTATGTGAACAAGGTGAACGACTACGTCAAGTCCCAGGGCAAGACCCTGCGCATCTGGAACGACGGCGTGATCACCGACAACGAGTTCGTCGACTTCGACACCGATATCGTGATCGAGCACTGGAACAACGCCGCCTCCCACGTCAACCCACAGGACTTCATCGACTGGGGCCACGAGATCGTCAACGTCTCCAACTCCCTGTACATGGTGCGCGGCGGCTATGGCGTGAACGTTCAGAACCTGTACAACTCCGGCTGGAGCCCGACCGACTTCTACAACGGCACGATCTCCGGCGGCCTCGACCAGATCCGTGGTGCGCGCATCAGTGCCTGGCCGGATGCCGGCACCCCGAACGAGGCCGAGAACACCACCGAAGAGCGGATGTTCGAGCCGCTCCGGTTCATCGCCCAGGCCACCTGGGCCGACTCGCGGCCGTGGAGCGACTACAACGGCTTCAAGGCCGCCATGGGTGAGATCGGGCGTCCGCCACTGTGGGAGAACGTCGAACGCCTCCCGGTTCCCGACGGTGCGTTCACGATGTCCGCAGCCGACGGCTCCGGCCTCCTCGCCGCGGGCGAGGGCGGAACGCTGCGGCTCGGTGCGGACGGCGACGGGCTCGACCTCACCCTGACGAGCAACGACGCCGGCTACTACACGATCACCACGAACGACGGCCGCTGCCTCAGCCTCTCCGACGAGGGCACGATGCGTCTCGCGGTCCCGGTCGAGATCGGCGCCGACGTCGTGCTCTCGACCTGCAGCGACACCACGGTGCAGCAGTGGCAGGTCAAGCGCGCCGACGGCGGCTTCCACCTGATCAACGCCGCCTCCCAGCAGTACCTGTCGATCTCCGACGGCCTGACCGACGTGCCCGTGGCCCACGAGGACCTCAAGGACGTGCCCGACGGGCTCATCGTGCAGACCCCGGCCGACTGGGGAACGACCGTATGGACCCTCCAGGGCTCCCTTTCCATGCGGCTGGAGCTCGACGCGTCGGCGGCGCCCCCCGGTGACAGCATCTCCGGCACGGTGCGCCTCGGGAACTTCACCGGCACTACCCTCGCCGGCGCGACCTTGCGGGCGGCCTCGCTCCCGGCGGGCTGGACGGTACTGCCGGGCAGCACCCCCGTGGCCGAGGTCGGCGTGGGTGAGTCCGCCGACGTGGGCGTCACGCTGTACAACGTCTCCGGCGACTCCCTCTCCGGGCCGGTGACGTTCGAGCTCGTGGATGGCGACGGCACCGTGATCTCGACGGCCTCGAGCGACGTGGCGTCGATGTGTTCGGTCGAGCGGATCACCCCGGTCGCCATCGCGAGCGTCTCGAGCGAGCAGACCACGGGCGAGGCGGCCGGCAGCGGCGTGGCCACCGCCGCGATCGACGGTGACCCCTCCACGTACTGGCATTCGCAGTGGTCGCCGTCCGAACCGGGCTACCCGCACTCGATCGTCGTGGACCTCGGCGAGTCGAGCGACGTGTGCGGCCTCTGGTACACCGGCCGCGACAGCGGCGGCGATGGCGGCGCCAACGGACGGATCGCCGAGTACGAGGTGTACGCCTCGGACACCGTGAGCGCGTTCGACAGCGAGGACTGGGGCGAGCCGGTGGCCACCGGCACGTTCGTCAACACCGGCGAGCCGCAGCTCGCGCCGTTCCCGGCCACCGGCGCCCGCTACGTCATGCTCACCGGGCTCTCCGAGGTGCACGGCTTCGTCTGGGCGACCGCCGGTGAGATCGCCGTGGCCGGTCCCGCCGCACCGGCGCCCGAGTACGCCCCGGAGCTGAGCGTGGGAGCCGGGGAGGTGACCGCCGGCGAGGAGGTCACCGCCGTGGCCACGGGCTTCGCCCCGGGCGAGATCGTCGAGTTCGCACTCGACGCCGACGGCGCCGAGTCGGTGACCGCGCAGGCGGACGCCGAGGGCCGGGCCGAGGTCGCGATCCCCGTGGCCGCCGGCGTCGAGGGCGGGGAGTACACCCTGACCGCGACCGGGACCACCACCGGGGCCGCCGCCGCCGCGCAGCTCACGGTCGTCCCCGCCGACTCGAACGGCTCCGACGGGTCTGACGGGTCCGACGGTTCCGATGGGTCTGACGGGTCCGATGGTTCGAACGGCTCGGATGGTTCGAACGGGTCTGATGGGTCCGATGGTTCGAACGGCTCGGATGGTTCGAACGGTTCCGATGGTTCGAACGGTTCCGATGGTTCGAACGGTTCCGATGGGTCCGACGGGTCGAACGGCTCCGGCGGTTCCGACGGCTCCGATGGTTCGAATGGGTCTGCCGGTGCTGCCGGTGCTGACGGTCCGGACGGGTCGAACGGCGCCGGCGCCGACGGCGCGCAGGTACCCGACGTGACCGAGCCGCTGCCCGACACCGGTGCGGCCGTGACCGGCTACGCCGCGGCCGCGATGCTGCTGCTCATCGCCGGGGCGGCGGCCATGGTGCTGCGCAGGCGGGCCACCGGCACGCTCTGA
- a CDS encoding LacI family DNA-binding transcriptional regulator: protein MPTSASRAPGMTDVARLAGVSPQTVSRTLRGHSYVSAATREKVMDAVHTLGYRMNTAARALSSGRTRTIGVMTMATGSYAGAVTQMSIDQRAAAHGYAVVGAQVGVVDPRAIGAGLQRLAAQGVEGLVLALPLGTIDPGSESLLRALPTVTIGGSATTVGESLALDQRVVAELATAHLLGLGHGTVHLLAGPDDWIDAANRTAGWRTTLTAAGRRAPAPHHGDWSPESGYQAGLALGRDPDVTAILAASDDMAFGVIRALHELGLRVPEDVSVVGVDDIDLAAYCSPALTTVAQPFRELGRAAVDHVVARLEHRHPSDEPPVPAPRLVVRSSTGPARRPDRPGAAPRR from the coding sequence GTGCCCACGTCCGCCTCCCGCGCCCCGGGCATGACCGACGTCGCCCGGCTGGCCGGGGTCTCCCCGCAGACCGTCTCGCGGACCCTGCGCGGACACTCCTACGTGAGCGCCGCCACCCGCGAGAAGGTGATGGACGCCGTCCATACGCTCGGCTATCGGATGAACACGGCCGCGCGGGCGCTCTCCTCGGGGCGAACGCGCACGATCGGGGTCATGACGATGGCCACGGGCTCCTACGCCGGCGCGGTGACGCAGATGAGCATCGACCAGCGGGCGGCCGCGCACGGCTACGCGGTCGTCGGCGCCCAGGTCGGCGTGGTCGACCCGCGGGCGATCGGGGCGGGCCTGCAGCGCCTCGCGGCCCAGGGCGTCGAGGGGCTCGTGCTGGCGCTCCCGCTCGGCACGATCGACCCGGGGAGCGAATCGCTCCTGCGCGCCCTGCCGACGGTCACGATCGGCGGATCGGCCACGACGGTCGGGGAGTCCCTCGCCCTCGATCAGCGGGTGGTCGCCGAGCTGGCGACGGCCCACCTGCTCGGTCTCGGGCACGGCACGGTCCACCTCCTGGCGGGCCCGGACGACTGGATCGACGCCGCCAACCGCACGGCGGGCTGGCGAACGACGCTCACGGCCGCGGGCCGGCGCGCGCCCGCCCCGCACCACGGCGACTGGAGCCCCGAGTCCGGATACCAGGCGGGGCTCGCGCTCGGGCGCGATCCGGACGTCACGGCCATCCTCGCGGCGAGCGACGACATGGCCTTCGGCGTGATCCGGGCCCTCCACGAGCTCGGGCTGCGCGTGCCGGAGGACGTCTCGGTCGTCGGCGTGGACGACATCGACCTGGCCGCCTACTGCAGCCCGGCACTGACCACCGTGGCCCAGCCGTTCCGGGAGCTGGGCCGGGCCGCGGTCGACCACGTCGTGGCCCGGCTCGAGCACCGGCACCCGAGCGACGAGCCGCCGGTCCCGGCGCCGCGCCTGGTGGTGCGCTCCTCGACCGGCCCGGCGCGCCGCCCGGATCGGCCGGGGGCCGCGCCCCGCCGATAG
- a CDS encoding phosphatase PAP2 family protein, which produces MSHHGAVHTADDLSTRALLRTTLIVVGSLALAALVAFPLREPIFVAVAGGLGGSPLGPLFAAVAEHGMYLFVLAAAAGAVWTWLRDRARFWLLATGGIGVIAAYLLSELVKVIVTEERPCRTLDVQGALACPAVGDWSWPSNHSVLAAAFATALLLTFPWAARWLIAWAALLAFSRLAAGVHYLHDVLSGLALGTLVVVAVVLAMRALVLRVGARPGSGLG; this is translated from the coding sequence ATGAGCCATCACGGCGCGGTCCACACCGCGGACGACCTGTCCACCCGGGCGCTGCTGCGCACGACCCTCATCGTGGTCGGATCGCTCGCGCTCGCGGCCCTCGTCGCGTTCCCGCTGCGCGAACCGATCTTCGTCGCCGTGGCCGGCGGGCTCGGCGGCTCCCCGCTCGGCCCGCTCTTCGCGGCCGTCGCCGAGCACGGCATGTACCTGTTCGTGCTCGCCGCGGCCGCCGGGGCGGTGTGGACCTGGCTGCGCGACCGCGCCCGGTTCTGGCTGCTGGCCACCGGCGGGATCGGCGTCATCGCGGCCTATCTGCTCAGTGAGCTCGTCAAGGTGATCGTGACCGAGGAGCGCCCGTGCCGCACCCTCGACGTGCAGGGGGCCCTCGCCTGCCCCGCGGTGGGCGACTGGTCGTGGCCCTCGAACCACTCGGTGCTCGCCGCGGCGTTCGCGACCGCGCTGCTGCTCACGTTCCCGTGGGCCGCGCGCTGGCTCATCGCCTGGGCCGCCCTGCTCGCGTTCTCCCGGCTCGCCGCCGGCGTGCACTACCTGCACGACGTGCTCTCCGGGCTCGCGCTGGGCACGCTCGTGGTCGTGGCGGTCGTGCTCGCGATGCGCGCGCTCGTGCTGCGCGTCGGCGCGCGGCCGGGCTCCGGCCTCGGCTGA
- a CDS encoding PfkB family carbohydrate kinase, which produces MRVIVYGSANLDTSVWVEAFPRPGETIHAHRSSSAPGGKGLNQAVAAARMGAEAVIVASIGDDARGQAVRLALAAEPGLDLSRLRSEPHTPTGQALITVDADGENQIVLIAGANGSHSPAGVPGRLEFAEAGDVLVCQLEIPMAATAAALAYGRSRGLVTVLNAAPGAPVADLLGDVSLLVVNETEARIVLEDESAATTDLAARIHSRHGVDVVVTLGAAGVLWHTAEGPGERPAFEIDPIDTTGAGDAFVGGLATFLAEGHPLAEAIDFAAAVGAMATTGDGAQGYEADRDVVRTRFGLEQPTGPASETKAYWEGRYRERGAMWSGRVNAALVQETGALTPGTALDLGCGEGADAIWLAEQGWHVTGVDISATALGRAEAEARRRGVADRITWQRADLAHWRPAATYDLVSACFLHSQLEFPRDEILRGAAAAVAPGGAFLIVGHVDFPPWAARDHGHDHEAGENLHAFPSAAEAVTGLGLDGPDWEVLVAESRVRSATSPAGELAELTDAVVLARRR; this is translated from the coding sequence GTGAGGGTCATCGTCTACGGCAGCGCCAACCTCGACACGTCCGTGTGGGTGGAGGCCTTCCCCCGCCCCGGCGAGACGATCCACGCCCACAGGTCGAGTTCCGCGCCCGGCGGCAAGGGCCTCAACCAGGCCGTCGCCGCCGCCCGCATGGGCGCCGAGGCCGTGATCGTCGCATCGATCGGGGACGACGCCCGGGGCCAGGCCGTCCGCCTCGCCCTGGCAGCCGAGCCGGGTCTCGACCTGAGCCGGCTGCGCTCCGAGCCGCACACCCCCACCGGTCAGGCCCTCATCACCGTGGACGCGGACGGGGAGAACCAGATCGTGCTCATCGCCGGCGCGAACGGCTCCCATTCCCCGGCCGGCGTCCCCGGGCGACTCGAGTTCGCCGAGGCCGGCGACGTGCTCGTGTGCCAGCTCGAGATCCCGATGGCGGCCACGGCCGCGGCCCTCGCCTACGGGCGCTCCCGCGGCCTGGTCACGGTGCTCAACGCGGCCCCCGGCGCCCCGGTCGCGGACCTGCTGGGCGATGTGAGCCTGCTCGTGGTCAACGAGACCGAGGCCCGGATCGTGCTCGAAGACGAGTCCGCCGCCACGACCGACCTGGCCGCCCGTATCCACTCGCGACACGGCGTCGACGTGGTCGTCACCCTCGGCGCGGCGGGCGTGCTCTGGCACACGGCGGAGGGCCCCGGCGAGCGGCCGGCATTCGAGATCGACCCGATCGACACCACCGGGGCGGGGGACGCGTTCGTCGGCGGCCTCGCCACGTTCCTGGCCGAGGGGCACCCGCTCGCCGAGGCGATCGACTTCGCCGCCGCGGTCGGGGCGATGGCGACCACCGGCGACGGCGCACAGGGCTACGAGGCCGACCGGGACGTCGTCCGTACGCGGTTCGGGCTCGAGCAGCCGACCGGGCCGGCGAGCGAGACCAAGGCCTACTGGGAGGGCCGCTACCGGGAACGCGGCGCGATGTGGAGCGGGCGCGTGAACGCCGCGCTCGTGCAGGAGACCGGCGCGCTCACCCCCGGCACCGCCCTCGACCTCGGCTGCGGGGAGGGGGCCGATGCGATCTGGCTCGCCGAGCAGGGCTGGCACGTGACCGGCGTGGACATCTCGGCCACCGCGCTCGGGCGAGCCGAGGCCGAGGCCCGCAGGCGCGGGGTCGCGGATCGGATCACGTGGCAGCGCGCCGACCTGGCGCACTGGCGGCCCGCCGCGACCTACGACCTCGTGTCGGCCTGCTTCCTGCACTCCCAGCTCGAGTTCCCGCGGGACGAGATCCTGCGCGGGGCCGCCGCCGCCGTCGCCCCCGGGGGCGCGTTCCTCATCGTGGGACACGTGGACTTCCCGCCGTGGGCGGCGCGCGATCACGGGCACGATCACGAGGCGGGGGAGAACCTGCACGCCTTCCCGAGCGCCGCCGAGGCGGTCACCGGCCTCGGGCTCGACGGGCCGGACTGGGAGGTGCTCGTGGCCGAATCGCGGGTGCGCTCGGCGACCTCGCCGGCCGGGGAGCTCGCCGAGCTGACCGACGCGGTGGTGCTGGCGCGGCGCCGCTGA
- the mgtE gene encoding magnesium transporter, with amino-acid sequence MTMTETLTHVHDLVERTDLLELAGFLSDAPLPEVSELLDRLPAADAAVVFRLLSKDTAIDVFERLEPAAQADLITELGDAEVVGVFEALDPDDVVGLLDELPAKVTKRFLRELSPRQRRATAPILGFPQGSIGRRMTPEYLTAHPGENVATVLERVRRNEASAETIYVVPVVDASRTLVGIASLRDLLRAEPEEFVHEVMNAATSVVAYEDDEAAARRCLDVGLIAMPVVDREERLIGLLTIDDAVRIIRAAEDEDRARAGGHEPLRRTYLLTPILSITKARGPWLLVLAISAILTVQVLHIYEAPLEELTTLALFIPLLTGTGGNTGSQAATTLTRAIAMNEIGNRDVGRVAFKELRTGFSLGIALGTLGFVIATLVFGIDIGTVIGLTLLAICTMSAVVGGVMPIIAKLCRVDPAVFSTPFISTFCDATGLIIYFSIAKAILGL; translated from the coding sequence ATGACGATGACCGAGACCCTCACCCACGTCCACGACCTCGTGGAGCGCACGGACCTGCTCGAACTGGCCGGATTCCTCTCGGATGCGCCGTTGCCCGAGGTGTCCGAGCTGCTCGACCGGCTCCCGGCCGCCGACGCGGCCGTGGTGTTCCGGCTGCTGTCCAAGGACACGGCGATCGACGTGTTCGAACGACTCGAACCGGCCGCCCAGGCGGACCTGATCACCGAGCTCGGCGACGCCGAGGTGGTGGGGGTCTTCGAGGCGCTCGACCCGGACGACGTGGTCGGGCTGCTCGACGAGCTGCCCGCGAAGGTGACGAAGCGGTTCCTGCGCGAGCTCAGCCCCCGCCAGCGCCGCGCCACGGCCCCGATCCTCGGCTTCCCGCAGGGGTCCATCGGACGCCGGATGACCCCGGAGTACCTCACCGCCCACCCGGGCGAGAACGTGGCCACGGTGCTCGAGCGGGTCCGGCGCAACGAGGCGAGCGCCGAGACCATCTACGTGGTGCCCGTGGTCGACGCCTCCCGCACCCTCGTCGGCATCGCCAGCCTGCGGGACCTGCTGCGCGCCGAGCCGGAGGAGTTCGTGCACGAGGTGATGAACGCGGCCACCTCGGTCGTCGCGTACGAGGACGACGAGGCCGCCGCGCGCCGCTGCCTCGACGTCGGCCTCATCGCGATGCCGGTGGTGGACCGGGAGGAGCGGCTCATCGGGCTGCTCACCATCGACGACGCCGTGCGGATCATCCGGGCCGCCGAGGACGAGGACCGCGCCCGCGCCGGCGGCCACGAGCCGCTCCGGCGCACCTATCTGCTCACGCCCATCCTCTCGATCACGAAGGCGCGGGGTCCCTGGCTGCTCGTGCTGGCGATCTCGGCGATCCTCACGGTGCAGGTGCTGCACATCTACGAGGCCCCGCTCGAGGAGCTGACGACGCTCGCCCTGTTCATCCCGCTGCTCACCGGCACGGGCGGGAACACCGGCTCCCAGGCCGCCACCACCCTGACCCGGGCGATCGCGATGAACGAGATCGGCAACCGGGACGTGGGGCGGGTGGCCTTCAAGGAGTTGCGCACCGGGTTCTCCCTCGGGATCGCGCTCGGCACCCTCGGTTTCGTGATCGCGACCCTGGTGTTCGGGATCGACATCGGGACGGTGATCGGGCTGACGCTGCTGGCGATCTGCACGATGTCGGCGGTGGTCGGCGGGGTCATGCCGATCATCGCGAAGCTGTGCCGGGTCGACCCGGCCGTCTTCTCCACGCCGTTCATCTCCACGTTCTGCGACGCGACCGGACTCATCATCTACTTCTCGATCGCCAAGGCGATCCTCGGGCTGTAG
- the orn gene encoding oligoribonuclease — MQSPSSDPIVWIDCEMTGLDLTKDALIEIAVIVTDSELHPLGPGLDLVIAPPPGATDDMVPIVQEMHTASGLLDELASGTTLAHAQQQVLDFIKQWVPKAGTAPLAGNSVGTDKMFLDRDMPELTAFLHYRIIDVSSIKELARRWYQRAYFQSPKKAGGHRALADIAESIDELRYYRSVLFPADPGPDSATAKAAAAAILASPTPAVQVDESGALDGDATVIPDTPVAAESSGTGEAFGL; from the coding sequence ATGCAGAGCCCCAGCAGCGACCCGATCGTGTGGATCGACTGCGAGATGACCGGGCTGGACCTGACCAAGGACGCCCTGATCGAGATCGCGGTGATCGTGACCGATTCCGAGCTGCACCCGCTCGGGCCCGGGCTCGATCTCGTGATCGCTCCCCCGCCGGGGGCCACCGACGACATGGTCCCGATCGTGCAGGAGATGCACACCGCCTCGGGCCTGCTCGACGAGCTCGCCTCGGGCACCACGCTCGCCCACGCGCAGCAGCAGGTGCTCGACTTCATCAAGCAGTGGGTGCCGAAGGCGGGAACCGCGCCGCTGGCCGGGAACTCGGTGGGCACCGACAAGATGTTCCTCGATCGGGACATGCCCGAGCTCACCGCGTTCCTGCACTATCGGATCATCGACGTCTCCTCGATCAAGGAGCTCGCGCGGCGCTGGTACCAGCGGGCGTACTTCCAGTCGCCGAAGAAGGCCGGTGGGCACCGGGCGCTCGCCGACATCGCCGAGAGCATCGACGAGCTGCGCTACTACCGCAGCGTGCTCTTCCCCGCCGACCCCGGGCCGGACTCGGCGACCGCGAAGGCCGCCGCCGCAGCGATCCTCGCCTCCCCCACCCCGGCGGTCCAGGTGGACGAATCCGGCGCGCTGGACGGCGACGCCACTGTGATTCCCGACACGCCCGTAGCCGCGGAATCCAGCGGAACCGGCGAGGCGTTCGGCCTCTGA
- a CDS encoding excisionase family DNA-binding protein, whose amino-acid sequence MNSMTVNPAHLSNDDWARVRAFLDSAKNRGEVVDFSTRVELLTPAEVAGRLGMSRSTVLRRIAEGEITATKVGTHHRIPLNEYERYSRELMRRMTEASAADIEAELFGE is encoded by the coding sequence ATGAACAGCATGACGGTGAACCCGGCGCACCTGTCGAACGACGACTGGGCGCGCGTGCGCGCGTTCCTGGACTCGGCAAAGAATCGCGGCGAGGTCGTCGACTTCTCCACCCGCGTGGAGTTGCTGACCCCCGCCGAGGTCGCGGGACGGCTGGGGATGTCGCGATCCACCGTGCTGCGCCGGATCGCCGAAGGCGAGATCACCGCTACGAAGGTCGGCACCCACCATCGCATCCCGCTGAACGAGTACGAGCGATACAGTCGCGAGCTGATGCGGCGCATGACCGAAGCGTCCGCTGCCGACATCGAGGCCGAGCTGTTCGGTGAGTGA
- a CDS encoding NAD(P)/FAD-dependent oxidoreductase, whose product MRVLVLGAGFGGLELSARVSEELGDDADVVLIDRADGFVLGFSKLDVMFGRTSEAAVRHSYADIARPGVRFVRAEVRAIDPVRRAVDTDAGRFEGDVVVVALGADLDPAATPGLVEAGVDYYTPAGAFAARAVLESFGGGRVVVGVTSTPFKCPPAPSETALMMHDFLTARGLREASEISLVMPLPSPIPPSPGASESLLAAFAERGIRWYPNRLVRSLDPDRRLAVCADGEELPFDLFLGVPAHRVPRVVADSGLCVDGWVPVDPLTLETGFPNVYAVGDVTSVGTPKAGVFSERQARVVADRLIARQRGTEAISTYDGTGVCYVEYGNETVGRVEVTFRSGERPFGTFEAPSGSLSRDKAEFGRSRARRWFGTDWVTY is encoded by the coding sequence ATGCGAGTGCTGGTTCTCGGCGCAGGATTCGGCGGGCTCGAACTGTCGGCCCGCGTGTCGGAGGAACTCGGGGACGACGCCGACGTCGTGCTCATCGACCGTGCCGACGGGTTCGTCCTGGGGTTCTCGAAGCTCGACGTCATGTTCGGGCGCACGAGCGAGGCGGCCGTGCGCCACTCCTACGCCGACATCGCCCGGCCCGGGGTGAGGTTCGTCCGGGCCGAGGTGCGGGCGATCGACCCGGTGCGTCGCGCCGTCGACACCGACGCCGGCCGGTTCGAGGGCGACGTCGTGGTCGTCGCCCTCGGTGCCGACCTCGATCCCGCGGCGACGCCCGGACTGGTCGAGGCGGGTGTCGACTACTACACGCCCGCCGGGGCGTTCGCGGCGCGCGCGGTGCTCGAGTCGTTCGGCGGTGGCCGCGTCGTCGTGGGTGTCACGTCCACGCCCTTCAAATGCCCGCCGGCGCCGAGCGAGACGGCGCTGATGATGCACGACTTCCTCACCGCCCGCGGGCTGCGCGAGGCGAGCGAGATCTCCCTGGTCATGCCGCTGCCCAGCCCGATTCCGCCCTCGCCGGGGGCATCCGAGTCGCTCCTGGCCGCCTTCGCCGAGCGCGGCATCCGCTGGTACCCGAACCGGCTCGTGCGCTCGCTCGACCCGGACCGCCGCCTCGCCGTCTGCGCGGACGGGGAGGAACTCCCCTTCGACCTGTTCCTCGGGGTACCGGCCCATCGGGTGCCGCGGGTCGTGGCGGATTCGGGCCTGTGCGTGGACGGCTGGGTGCCCGTGGACCCGCTCACCCTCGAGACCGGCTTCCCGAACGTGTACGCCGTCGGTGACGTCACGAGCGTCGGGACGCCGAAGGCGGGCGTCTTCTCCGAACGGCAGGCCCGCGTCGTGGCCGATCGACTCATCGCCCGGCAGCGCGGAACGGAGGCCATCTCCACCTACGACGGCACCGGCGTCTGCTACGTCGAATACGGCAACGAGACCGTCGGCCGGGTCGAGGTGACGTTCCGCAGCGGCGAGCGGCCGTTCGGCACGTTCGAGGCCCCGTCGGGATCACTGTCGCGTGACAAGGCCGAGTTCGGCCGGTCCCGCGCTCGCCGCTGGTTCGGCACAGACTGGGTCACGTACTGA